The Deltaproteobacteria bacterium DNA segment GCGCAGGAGATCGACGCCAAGGTGACGGACCCGACGGACCAGGAGGTCCAGAACGTCTACGACGCCAACAAGGCGCAGCTCGCCGGCCAGACACTCGATCAGGTGAAACCGCGCATCGTCCAGTACCTCAAGCAGCAGCGGCTCGAGCAGCGGCGCGCGGCCTTCGTCGAGGAGCTGAAGCAGAAGCACAAGACGACGATCATGCTGCGGCCGCCGGCGTTCGAGGTGGCGACCGCCGGCCGGCCCGAGAAGGGCGGCGGCGCGAAGGCGCCGGTCACCATCATCGAGTTCTCCGACTACCAGTGCCCCTTCTGCCAGCGCGCCGAAGGCGTGGTCGACCAGGTCATGCACGTGTACGGCAACAAGGTGCGGCTCGTATTCCGCGACTTCCCGCTGCCGATCCACCCGCAGGCGCGTCCGGCGGCCGAGGCCGCGAGCTGCGCCAACGCGCAGGGCAAGTTCTGGGAGTACCATGCCAAGCTGTTCGCCAATCAGTCCGCGCTGGGCGAGGAGCAGCTGAAGGAGTACGCGAAGGACGTCGGCCTCGATCCGGCCAAGTTCGAGGATTGCCTCACCCAGAAGCCCTTCAGCGCGGCCATCGACAAGGACCTGTCGGAGGCCGCGAAGCTGGGCATCAACGGGACCCCGGCCTTCTTCATCAACGGCCGGCTCCTCTCGGGTGCGCAGCCCTTCGAGAAGTTCAAGGAGGTGATCGACGAGGAGTTGCGCGCCAAGGGTGCCGCATCCTAGCACCGTTCGTCAGCGGGCGACCGCCGCGAGGGCGCGCACCAGTGCGAGATTCCGCTCGATCTGCGGGCGACCCGGGAAGGTCGCGCGGCGTCACCTGGAGCGCCTGGGTGTAGTCGGCGATCGCCCCCACCACGTCGCCCTTCGCCTGGCGGGCCCAGCCGCGGTTGTTCCACGCCCGCCAATGAGACGAGTGACAACGGTCAGGTCCGCGATCGCGCCGCCGAGGTCGCCCAAGTCCCAAACGGCGGTCCTCGGACAGAGTCGGGTCACGTCCTGGCGCCGTCGGGGAGCCCGCCAGGCGGCAGGCTCCCCCCGTTCCGACGGCGACTCAGGGGATGAACTTCGACGTGCCGGGCAGCGAGACGGCGCCGGGACCGGGTATCTCGCCCGACGGGTCGACGATCGTATTGTACGACGGCGGGATGCAGAAGACGCTCACCAGCGTCGCCGCATGATTCAGGCCGTCGCCGATGCAGACACCCGGCGACGTGCCCGTCTCGGTGATGGTCGTGGCGGCGTTGTTCCGGAACGCCCCGTTGCTGTGCTGCCGGCACGAGCGGAAGTTCCCGTTCGTGCACTGCCCATCCGCCGTGCATGAGTGCGGCGGGTTCTCGAAGGCCTGCGTGAGGGTCGCGTCGAAGCAGAAGCCGCAGAAGACGCGGGCCTGCGCCCCCGTGGCGAAGGAGGTCTTCGTCTGCGTCCCGCTCGTCAGGCCGAAGGGGACGGGCAGGCAGCCGATGAACGAGGTGGAGGAGCCAGGGGAACAGCCGGAGGAGGCCCCGCCCGGCGGCGGGCAGTCGTGGCTCGTCGGATAGGAGCCGTTGAGCGCGCTCGTCTCCGGCGTGCAGGTCAGGCCGTTGCGCGGGCCGCCCATGCAGGTGCCGCTCCCGCACACGCCCGGGGTGCCGCCGGAGCAGATGGAGCAGGTGCGGACCGGTTCGATGCCGCCGGTCAGGTAGATCTGCGAGTCGAGCGGGAGGGTCAAGCTGTTGAGGGCGCCCGTGCTGCACGTGACGCTGCCGGTACCGACGCCCGTCCGGTTCGCGATGACATTGAGGACACAGGTACCGGTGGCGGTGTTGGCCGGGTTCGGGATGGCGAGGGGTGCGCCGAAGAGGCAGCCGGGACTCGTGCAGTGGCGCATCCCGAAGGTTGGGGTGCCCGCGGGCGTGCTGCAGCCGGCGGGGACGTCGGCGGCGAGCGCGGGACTGAGGACGGGGTTGGTCGCCGGGCACCCCGAGCACGACGTGACCTTGCTGTAGGAGAGGCCGCGGTCGGGGATCGTGGCGGGGAGGTTGACCCCGGAGGGCTGGCCGCCGCCGAAGTAGAGGCCGGTGCAGTCGAGGTGCCCGCGGCAGACGCCGCCGCCGGTGCAGTTCCCGTCCGTCGTGCAGGCCGTCCCGTTGTTCGTTCCCTGCACGCACTGCGCCGGGCTCACGTTGCCCGGCGGGTTCGTCCCGCAGCCGGTCGACCCGGTCGTGAACGAGAACAGCGAGGGCAGCTGACCGCAGCAGTTACACTGCGCGTAAGCAGACCCCGGCGAGAGGGCGACAACCCACAGCCCAGCCGCCGGCATGAGAACGACACCGAGAAGGGTGCCGGTAGCGACTGCGAGGAGCCTCCTGACGGGCAGCCACCTAACGAGACCAGTCATGCCAACCTCCTTTCGATCGAGTAATACGCTACACCTAATACTAGACCGGAGAGCTGACGGATTCGTCAATACCGTGTTCTCCGGAGCTAGGGACCCTATGGGTAGGGAGGCCTTGAAGGAGTATCGGGGAAAACCCGCCGCCACGGGCAGGCAGCACCGCGGAGGAAACCGGCCGAAACCGTGATCCATCGCGGGACGACGTCAACCCGGCCGGCCCGCGCACCCGTGCTCGCAAGTCGTCGCTCGCAGGTCGTATTGACCTGCGGAGTGCTTCCCTGCTAGCCGGACCGCGAGGAGGAAAGCGCGATGGCCCTACGCGAAGGGAACCTCCGTGCATCGGTGTACGCGATCATCGCCCTCGCCTCGTTTGCCGCGGTGTTGCTCGCCGCCGCTCCGCGCAGCAGCGCACAGAGCTCCGACGAATGCCTCGTCGGCGTGAAGGATCAGGCGAGCGGTTACGTCGCCGACGGGGCGACGCTCTGCGCCGAGGCGCAGAACAAGAAGTGCACGTTCAATCTCGCCCTCTGCCTCAACCTCTCGCAGTCCGGTTGCGATGCTGGGGAGATCAAGACCGAAAAGGGGACCGCTTGCGGAAGGAAGCTGAAGAAGGCGCCGCGCTCGGGGACGGACTCCGCGTGCGGCAGCTTCGTCGGGGTCAAGGTCAAGACCAAGAAGCACGGAACGGCCGAACGGACGTGCGTCGCGAAGGTCAGGGCCAAGACGAAGGGAACGCCGGCTCGCAAGGACTCCGACACGGTGACGCTCGTCTGCGAGCCGACGGGTACCCCGTGCCCGAGCACCACCACGACGACGACGATCTCCACGGGCAGCACGACGACGACGATGCAGGGAGCGTGCAACTGTTGCGGGAGTCTCCCCTCGCTGTTGTCGTTCACGACCGCGAGCTCCGGGTGCGGCACCAACCCGCCCGGCAGCGTGAGCCCGGCGGTGTGCGTACAGGGGACGAACAACGGCACCCCCTGCACGACCGATGCCGACTGCACGGGCGGCGGCGTCTGCCTCGGGCACCTCGACTGCACGGGCCTCTACTTCGGCGCCGGCCGGCCGGCCGGTATCGGCCTCCCGGGCACCATCCCCGACCTCGGCCTCTCCTACAGCATGGTCGCCTCCTGCACCGCCGGCAACCCCGATCTGACCGCGACCACGGCGGCCGACGTGCCCGGCGGCTGCCCCACGCCGACGGGCACCGCGACCTACGGGCAGCGCCACTGTACGAGTCCCGGCTGCCTCTTCGGCGCGCCGCTCGCCATCCCCAACCCGAGCAACACCGCCACCGGCACCTGCGTCGTCAACTTCATCGCCAACCGCCCGGGAGCGGGCACCGGGAGTGCGGTGTGCAGCACCGGCAGCGTCAACAGCCTGACGCTCCCGCTCGACTCGCAGATCTACCTCACGGGCTCGCTCGAGCCCGTGCGGGTGTGCTCGTCCTGTGTCGGCGGCACCCCGGGCATGTGTGCGAGCGGCACCTGCATGGGCGGCCCCCGCAACGGCATGGCCTGCACGCCGGAGACGAGCGCGCTCAACGGCTCCTACCCGACCAGCCATGACTGCCCGCCGCCCAATGCGCCGAACGGCCAGCTCGTGTCGGGCTGTCCGGCCGCCAATGGTTCGTTCATCGGCTGCCTGCCCGTCGACTTCGGGCTGTCGACGGAGACGCAGACGAAGACAGCGTTCTCGAGCTCCGGGCAGGCCCGCGTCTTCTGCGGCTACTGCTTCGACCCGGACATCACCATCTCCTTCGAGAACCCGCCGCACACGTGCACGGCGGACACGGACTGCACGAACGGCAGCTTCACCTCGTGCCAGCAGCAGAGCAACGGGGCGTTCCGGAACACGTTCGCCACCACAGTCACCGAGACGGGAACGCCGCCCAACGCCTGCATCGCGGACGGGGCGGACCACAACGCCACGCTGGTGAGCGTCTTCTGCATCCCGCCGTCCTACGACCCGATCGTCGACCCGTCGGGCGAGCTGCCCGGACCAGGCGCCGTGTCGCTGCCCGGCACGTCGAAGTTCCTGCCCTGAGCGGGGACCTTCCCGGGTCGGGCCGTCCGCCCGCGAGACGGTCCGGCACGCTTTTCTTGCCGCGCTCGCCCGCGCGGGGTTGCCGTGCGTCCGTCCGGCGGCGCTGCGGCCCATGGAGCGGTGCGGCATAGACGTGCAGATTCGATGCACCGAGGCGCCGCCGGCTCATATTGACGCTCTCTCTAATGATCTGATAACGCGGGCGCCGAAACGCACCGCGAGCAAGGAGGCGCGCAATGGCCCGACGCGAAGGGAACCTCCGTACATCGGTGTGCGCGATCATCGCCCTCGCCTCGTTTGCCGCGGTGTTGCTCGCCGCCGCTCCGCGCAGCAGCGCACAGAGCGCCGACGAATGCCTCGTCGGTGTGAACGATCAGGCGAGCGGGTATGTCGCCGACGGGGCGACGCTCTGCGCCGAGGCGCAGAACAAGAAGTGCACGTTCAATCTCGCCCTCTGCCTCAACCTCTCGCAGTCCGGTTGCGATGCTGGAGAGATCAAGAGCGAAAAGGGGACCGCTTGCGGAAAGAAGCTGAAGAAGGCGTCGCGCTCGGGGACGGACTCCGCGTGCGGCGGCTCCGTCGGGGTCAAGGTCAAGACCAAGAAGCACGGAACGGCCGAACGGACGTGCATCGTGAAGGTCATGGCCAAGACGAAGGGAAAGCCGTCTCGCAAGGACTCCGACACGGTCACGCTCATGTGCAAGCCGCAGGCCGGTCAGTGCTCGACGACGACCACGACCACGACTTCGCCTTCGACCACCACGACGACGATCCCCATGTGCGGCAACGGCGTACGCGAGGGCGACGAGGAATGTGACGACGGCAATACCGACAATACCGACGGGTGTACGAACGCGTGCAAGCTTGCGGCATGCGGCGACGGCTTCGTTCACGCCGGCGTCGAGCAATGCGATCCGCCGTGCGGCACGGGCTGCGGCGCGGGTCAGATCTGCAACGAGTCGTGCCAGTGCGAGACGGCGAGCGCCTGCGCCTGCGGCACGCCGGACCCGACGCAGCTCAAGTTCACGACGTCAGCGCCGAGCAGCCTCCAGACGGGCTCGCTGATGCCGTCGAAGTGCGTGCAGTGCGTACTGCCGTCCAACTGCGGCAACGACTGCACCACGGACGCCGAGTGCATCGACGGCGGCACGTGCCGCGGCCCGCTCACGTCCGGTGGCCTGTACTTCGGGGGCGGATTGGTCGGCGTCGCGCTGCCGAACCAGGTCCCGGATCTCGGGACGTCGTTCACCAAGACGTGCTGCAACGGGACGAAGCTCGTGCTCGCCGCGACGACCGACACCGACACCGGCGTTGACGCGCGGACCTGCACGAGCGCTGGCTGCCTCTTCGGGCCGCCCCTTCCGATCCCGAACCAGAACAATGCCGCGGTGAGCACGTGCGTCATCAACAGCATCGCCCGGAACGCGGTCGGGACGGCGACGTGCACGACGGGCGACACGCCGCAGTTGAGTCTGCCGCTCACCTCCGTGATCTACCTGACAGGCGACATCGACAACGAGCCGGCGAATGGCATCCAGCCGTGTCCGATCTGCCGGCCCGACACCAACGTCTGCATGGGTGGCCCGAACGACGGTATGCCGTGTACGCCCGGCGACTCCGGACCCGACTTCCCGAACGGGCCCTACCCGACCAGCCACGACTGTCCGCCGCCGGAGCCCCAGATCATCGGGCAGCTTCCGATCGGATTCAACCTCTCGTCGGGCACGCAGACGGTGAACTCGTTCTCCACCTCCGCCCAGCAGCGCGCGTTCTGCGCCTACTGCTTCGACGACGTGGCGACGAGCCAGTTCGAGCGGCCGCCGCATGCGTGCACGTCGGACAGCGACTGCACGACCGGGAATTTCACCTCGTGTCGGCAGCAGAGCGCCCACAACGGTGCTTTCGGCAACACCGGGGCCACCACGATCACCGAGACGGGCACCCCCGCCGGGTCCCTCGTCGATCACCTGCCACACGCCTCGACGCTAGTGAGCGTGTTCTGCATTCCGCCCACGTACAACCCCATCATCGACCCGACGGCCGACCTGCCCGGTCCCGGCGCCGTCAGCCTGCCCGGGTCGGCGCAGCTTATTCCACAGCCTCTAGCGGCACGCGGACAAGGAGTGGAGCCATGAACCTCCGTCACGTCGCGTTCTCGGCAGCCCTCGCAACGCTGGCGTTCGCCACCGCCGCCCCGGCAGTGGTGATGCCGGGCGGCAAGAAGAAGGCGACCGATTGCTTCGCCGGCTTCGAGGTCGACGGCACGACGAACTCGAGCACCGTCGTCGGCAAGGGAGCCACGACCGTCGAGCAGAAGGCCTGCGACAATTCGTGTACCTTCACGGTCAGCCTCTGCATCAACGAGCCCGTCGCTGGCTGCACCGCGTCGGCGGTGAGCGGCTTCACCTTCAAGCCGCCCTCGGCGACGCTCCCGCTACCGGTGCTCGGCGGCTCGGATCACGTGTGCGGCGACCCGATGACGATCGTCGTGCCCCAGCGTGGCAAGAAGATCGGCAAGAAGAAGTTCAAGAAGGTGATCGCGACGGCCGCGGGCGGGAAGGACCCCGACACGCTCCTCCTGCGTTGCCTGCCGAACAAGGACAACGCTCAGGGAAGCTGCCCGCCGCCCGGTGGGGCCTGCGCATCCGTGCCGTCGACCGACTGTCCCGCGAATCCTGCCGGCGGGCCGAACGAGCTCGTGCTGAAGACCCTCGGGACCGGCACCGACCTCGATAACGGGTGGACCGGCACCTCGCACAACTTCCCGGTCATCAAGGACGCCCAGCTGAAGAACTGCCTCACCGAGTGTGACGAGACGACGAACCCGGTCTGCAAGGCGGCAGGGCCAACCGGGGCGGGCTCGATCAACGGGGTGACCTTCGGGCCGCCGCTGCCGCTCATTTCTGGCGGCGTCGCCGTGTGCGTGCAGAACTATTTCGACGGACCGGTCAGCGGGACCTTCCACCTCGACACGGGCGTCATGGAGGACAGCATCGTCAACCTCAAGTCCGAGGTCTTCGTGACCACGGCCGACAAGGTCTGCCCACGCTGCCAGAGCGGCACCTGTGACAACGGACCGAACCGCGGGAAGCCGTGCACACCGAACGGCAGCGTCAACGTGGCGAACGCGCAGCCGCCGGGGGTCTACCAGCTCTCGAACGACTGCCCGCAAGGGGCGCGGGGCTCGGGGGCGGCGACGCTCACGATCCCGCTGAGACCGAACAGCGCGCCGACGATGACGCCGGGCGCCGGCGGCTCGAAGCCGTGCACCGAGAAGAACGGCAGCATAGTGAATCCCCAGGACGACGCGTGCGGCGCGGCCGGATGCGGGTCGCCGTGCAGCGGCAATGCCTGCGTGAGGATGGTCCAGGATCCGACGGATCCCACCGGGAGCGCCATGATCTGTCAGGACGTGAAGGGGGGTCTCAGCCAGACCTGCTGCAACGGCGACACGACGATCCCCTGCTTCCCGACCCGCCCGGGCGGGCCCGGGATCGTACGCAAGGGGAAGCCCGTCGTGCCGGGCCTCGCCGACGGCATCGCCTGGCCGAACCCGTCGTATCCGAAGGATGCGGAGGGTCTGGTCACGGCCTCGACGTTCTGCATCCCGGGGACGGGACAGTTCTCCGTCGACCAGGTCGCGGGCCTTCCGGCCCCCGGCGCCGTCACGTTCCACGTCCAAGCCTGCGTCTACAAGTAAGTTCGACCCCGCGGCGGGGGCGATGCACCGCCCCCGCCGCGTTGCAAAACCCGGAGACTATGCGCTAGCTAGCCGCGACTTCGCACGCGACACTCGGTCCGACAAGGAGGGGGAAGATGTCGAATCGCCGCCTCGGGCAGATCCTGGTCGCTGCGCTGGCGTCACTCATCCTCGTACCGGGCAGCGGTCGAGCGACCCAGAAGTTCGGTCCCGTCCAGCTCTCGGGGAACCTCCAGACCCAGAACCTCATCCGCCACCCCGACCAGGGCACCTACGAGTACATCCAGAACCGCAACACCACGCACATCCAGCTCCAGTACAACTGGCTCGAGGGGGGGAAGTTCTACAACAAGTACGAGATCCCCTTCATCGAGCGATCCACCCTCTTCCTCGTGTACCGCGGCGTCTACGACAGCATCTACGACGTGAAACCAGGGTTCATCGAGAAGGAGGACATCCACCGGAAAGCGTACGGCGGTCTCTCGCTGTATGACTTCGCGAAGGCGAAGGGCGGCGTGCCGCGGTTCGTGAACGGGCAGTTCGTCAGCTACCCGAGCTTCGCGCGCAACCAGCTCACGCTCAACAGCCTCAGCCGCGAGGCGCGCGACGCGCTCAGGTTCGACAACCAGCTCCGCGAGTTCTACGTCGACCTGAAGTTCCGCACGCTCCCGCTCAGCGTGCGCGCCGGGCGGCAGCAGATCGTGTGGGGCGAGACCGACAACTTCCGGATGCTCGATCGGGCCAACCCGCTCGACCTCACGTGGCACTTCGTCTGGGAGATCCCGCCGCCTTCCTACGGCTGGGACGAGATCCGCCGGCCGCTCTGGATGTTCAAGTTCCTCTACGACCTCGGCGACATCTGGAAGCTGTCGCAGAACTTCCTCGAGTGGTACTGGAACCCCGGGGACTGGTATCCGGCGAAGCAGACCTTCCTGCCGCGCCCGTGGGGCCTGCCGATCCTGAATCCCCTCACCAACCAGGTGGACGGCGCGTTCATCGGGGCCCTCTGCAATGCGGCGAAGGCGAGCGGCCATCGGATCAATTCCGGACCGAACGTGGATCTCGGCTTCTGCACCACGCTGATGGACAACACGAGGCTCTTCGAGCAGGGCGACTACGCCCGCAACCCGCTCGACAACAGCCAGGTCGGCATCCGCTACCACGGCATCGCGCCCTTCGGTCTCGAATTCACGCTGAACTACTTCTACCAGCGCTGGTCAGGCGACGACGGCACGGACTACGCCCCGCTGCGCGCCCTCCCGAACACGCCCGAGAACGGGCGGCGCGCGGTGAAGCTCCTCCAGCAGGGCATATTCCCCGCGGAATTCATCGCGCCATACGTGCACACGCTCGGCATGTCGGCCAACTACTCCGAGGAGCAGTACACGCAGACGGTGTTCCGTGCCGAGACGATCTACGACGTCGGCATCCCGTTCTTCGACGTCGCGAAGGAGACCGTCGTGCGTGGCGTGAACTCGCCCGTCATTCCCGGCGTCACCAAGAAGAACATGTGGAAGGGGATGATCGCCTTCGACCGGCCGACGTGGATCAAGCGGCTCAACAAGAAGAGCACCGTCTTCCTCACCGGGCAGTTCTTCTGGCACTACCTGGTGAACAACCCCGGCTGCGAGGCCTCCTTGGTCGCGAACTTGGGGACGAAGGGGAAGCGGCGTGTCGGCTCCTGCCTGGTCGGCGGCCTCGACCTCCCTTCGACTGCGCGCACCGGAACGACCCCCGAGAGCCCGGCCTACCGCGACAAGATCCGCGACTGGGAGACGATCTTCACCCTGGCGGGGTTCACGTTCTACCGCGGCGGAAGCATCATCCCGGTGCTCGGCATCGCCGTCGATCCGATGAACCAGTTCTCGATGCTGCCCTTCTGGGACGTCGACTACGTGCTGCGCGACGACATGGTGGTCAACGTCGGCCAGCACTACTTCGTGAATCCGCGCGGTAAACAGGATCTGTTCGCGACGTGGGGCCTCCCGGGCCTGAGCAGCGGGCGCTCGGAGACGACCGTGCGGCTCACGTTCCAGTTCTGAGCGGCCGCGGCGGCCGCGCCGCTCTTCATCGCGTCGCGCGGCGCGCCGCGCGATGGAGAGCAGGCGGGGGCCCCAGTAGCTCACGGCATTCGGAGAGCCAGTTCTCTCGCCCTGCCTCGCAGCCCCAAGTGCCACCCGGATGCTCTGACTCCCGGCGGCGCAGCCAGCGGAGTGCCGCAAGCACGGTTACCCAATGTCCAGCAGATGTTGGCAGACCTGAGATGAGGAGGCGGTTCACCGCGGCATCCTCACCGAGCGCCGGTCAGTTGGCAAGGAGTGGTTGATGGCTCAGCCGGCGCGGCGCCGTTGCGGCGGCTCCGTACCGCCTACGTCCCGGCGGCACTTGCTCCTCGGGTCACGCCCCTGGCGCCGTCGGGGAGCCCGCCAAGCGGCGGGCTCCCCGTTCCTACGGCGACTCAGGGGATGAACTTCGCCGTGCCGGGCAAGGCGACGGCGCCGGGACCGGGCAGCTCGCCGCTCGGGTCGATGATGGGGTCGTACGACGGCGGGATGCAGAAGGCGCTCACCAGCGTCTCAGGGTGACTCGCGCCGTCATCAATGCAGACGTTGGGTGGCGTCCCGGTCTCGCTGATGCTGGTGGCGAAGGGGTTGCGGAACGCGCCGTTGCTGTGCTGCCGGCACGACGTGAAGTTGCCGTTCGTGCAGTCCGTATCCGCGGTGCACCGGTGCGGCGGGCTCTCGTACCCCCCGCTGATCGCATCGAAGCAGAAGCCGCAGAAGACACGGGCCTGCGCCGCCGTGGCGAAGGAGGTCAACGTCTGCGTGCCGCTCGAGAGGTTGAAGTCGACGGGAAGGCAGCCAATGAAGGAGCCTGACGCCTCGGGACAGTCGGAGACGATCTGGTCTCCGGGGGCGTTCGGCGGCGGGCAGTCGTGACTGGTCGGGTAGGACGCGTTGAGCGCGCTCGTCTCGGGGGTGCAGGGCAGGCCGTCCCGCGGACCGCCTCCGCACGTCCCGCTGCCGCAGACGCCCAGCGTACCGCCCACACAGGTGGAGCAGACGCGGACCGGCTCGCTCGAGCCGGTCAGGTAGACCTGCGAATCGAGCGGGAGCAATAGGCTGTCGACGGCTCCCGTGCTGCACACCGCGCTGCCGGTGCCGACTCCCGGGCGGTCGGCGATCTTGTTCACCACGCAGGTGCCGATGGCGGGGCTGGCCGGGTTCGGAATGGCGAGCGGGGCACCGTACACGCAGCCCGGGCTCGTGCAGTGGCGCTGGCCGTAGGTCGGGGTGCCGGCCGGGGTGGGGCAGCCGGGGCCGGGCACGTCCGTATCCAGGGTCGGAGTGAGGTTCGGGTTGCCGGCGGTGCAGGAGGCGACCTTGCTGTACGTGAGGCCGTAGTCCGGAACGGTCCCGGGGAGTCTGACGCCGCCGGGTTGGCCGGCACCGAAGTAGAGGGCGGTGCAGTCGAGGTGCCCGCGACAGACGCCGCCGCCCGTACAGTCCGCGTCGGAGTCGGTGCACGTCTGGCCAACCGAGCAATTCGCGTTCGTGACACAGCCGGTGTGAGTCGCGTCACCCGCCGAGCACCGTCCGGCCGTGCACACGCCGCCGGTGCCGCAGTCCGAGGCCACGGCGCAGCTGCACCTCCTGCAGGACGTGCCGTTGTTCGACCCCTGCACGCACCTGGGCGGGGTCACCTCCCCGGGCGGGTTCGTCCCGCAGCCGCTCGACGCGGTGGTGAAGGAGAATAGCGACGGCAGCGCGGAGCAGCAGGTATCTTGGAAGCAGCAGGCCGAGCCAGGAGTAGCGACTGTGCCACCCATCGCCGTGCAGGCGGACTCGTTGCTCACCGCCTTGCACTGGTTGGGGGGAATCTGGCAGGTCACCCCGCTCGTGCCGCACGCAGTCGCGGCAAAGCAAGAGTTCAGCTCGTTTTGGCACCTCTTCGAGATCGATTTGTCCTGTTTGTTGGCGCAGCTCTGGAACACGCCGTTACCCCCAGAGCTGGTACAGGGACAGTTCGACAGGACGGCGCTCTCAACGCTGCAGCGTCGCGCCTTGCATGCCGCCGTGAGGCCGCCGAAGTCGCCCGCGCGGGCGGACGCCCCGGGCCAGATGGCAAGCAAGAAGGGCAGCAGGATCGCGGGGAGCCGGAAATGACTTCGGGTGATTCCTGGTACCGCCATTGAGAATCTCCTTCAGTACCGAGTGCCCAGCTGAGCCCAGAATGGCGAGTATCCTGGTTGGGATCGACCGCTACCATCCCGGTTTTTGGGGAGGCGGGCGGACGGAAAGCCGTGAGCCCGTAAAGATAAGCCCAACAAAGGGGGTATTTATCCCGATGCAGTAGCCACCCCGCCGGTCGCTCCGTAACGACGCAGCGCATAACGGGCAGGCGGGAGGGTCTGGCGAGGTCGCCGCGGCTCCCCGGGGGCTGGTCGACGGCGGCAGATGTGGCCGGGGCGAGGGCCGGCCCCCAGCCAGGGGCACACCCGCGCGGGGCGGTCCGACCGGCACCGCCACCCGGGGGCGGCTCAGGTCACGCGTCGAGGAGCAGGTCGCACGGCGGGGCCGGGGCGCGGGCACCTCGGTCGGCAGGCTGAGGTGGGTGAGAATCTTCCGGATGACGACCGAGTCCTCGCCTCCCGGGAATATCCGGCCGGAATCCCCAGGATGTTCCGGCAGAGTGACTAGAGGGGATTCTCGCGCCCGCCGGGGATGGTGACGCACACGCTGCCCGTCGCATGGACAAGCTCGGCATTCGCAGGGCCGGACCGCTGAGCCGCGGGCGCGGCATGTGCCACGGCTGGCATGCGGGCGTTCAAGCATGAACGGACGACTCCGGCCGGCGCGCCCGCCGTGCCCGTGAATCGGGCCCCTGGGCGCCGCGTCCCCTGGCATGTTTTCTGCTCCAGACCCCTCCGCGATGAGCCTCCGATCCCGGGTCCTGGTCGTGGACGACGAGATGGGCGTGCGGGAGTCGCTGCGCGCCATCCTGCACGGCGAGTGCGAGGTGATCACCGCCAGCAGCGGCGAGGCCGCTCTCGAAGTGCTCGGCAGGGAGTCGATCGAGGTCATGACGCTCGATCTCAAGATGCCGGGCCTGGGCGGGATCGGCGTCCTCGAGCGCGCCAAGCAGATCGACCCCGACCTGGAGGTGCTCATCATCACCGGCTACGGCTCGCTCGACACCGCCGTCCAGGGGCTTCGCCTGCGCGCCTTCGACTACCTCTCGAAGCCCTTCGACAGCGCGCAGGTGCGTCGCCTGGTGGCCCGAGCGATCGCGCGCCGCGCGGCCATGCGCCGCATGAACGCC contains these protein-coding regions:
- a CDS encoding DUF4215 domain-containing protein; the encoded protein is MARREGNLRTSVCAIIALASFAAVLLAAAPRSSAQSADECLVGVNDQASGYVADGATLCAEAQNKKCTFNLALCLNLSQSGCDAGEIKSEKGTACGKKLKKASRSGTDSACGGSVGVKVKTKKHGTAERTCIVKVMAKTKGKPSRKDSDTVTLMCKPQAGQCSTTTTTTTSPSTTTTTIPMCGNGVREGDEECDDGNTDNTDGCTNACKLAACGDGFVHAGVEQCDPPCGTGCGAGQICNESCQCETASACACGTPDPTQLKFTTSAPSSLQTGSLMPSKCVQCVLPSNCGNDCTTDAECIDGGTCRGPLTSGGLYFGGGLVGVALPNQVPDLGTSFTKTCCNGTKLVLAATTDTDTGVDARTCTSAGCLFGPPLPIPNQNNAAVSTCVINSIARNAVGTATCTTGDTPQLSLPLTSVIYLTGDIDNEPANGIQPCPICRPDTNVCMGGPNDGMPCTPGDSGPDFPNGPYPTSHDCPPPEPQIIGQLPIGFNLSSGTQTVNSFSTSAQQRAFCAYCFDDVATSQFERPPHACTSDSDCTTGNFTSCRQQSAHNGAFGNTGATTITETGTPAGSLVDHLPHASTLVSVFCIPPTYNPIIDPTADLPGPGAVSLPGSAQLIPQPLAARGQGVEP